The nucleotide window CCGCGTTCTGGCCGAAGGCGGCGAGCCCGCCACGGCCCAGGAGGTACTGCTGGGCATCACCAAGGCGTCTCTCTCCACCGACAGCTTCCTGGCGGCCGCCTCCTTCCAGGAGACGGCGCGCGTCCTTACCGAGGCGGCGCTGAAGGGGAGCGTGGACAGGCTCATGGGACTCAAGGAGAACGTCATCATCGGCCGGCTGATTCCGGCGCGCCTGGCTGCGCTGGAGGAAGAGGTCAAGCAGCATCTGGCGGAGCGGCAGAAGGCGTTCCTGGGCGCACTGGCCGAGCCGGTGGGGACGCTGAACCCGGCGGACGTGGCCCGCTTGATGGGGGATGAGCCCCCGGCGGTGGCCGCGGCCCCCGAGGGCTTCCACGCGGAAGGCGGCGAGGCCGACCAGGCCAAGGCCGGCGAAGGCAAGCCTGATGAGGACGCCGCCGAAGACAAGGAGAGCAAGTAGTCCGTTTGCGTCGCTAAAAGAGAGAGAGGGCCAGGAGACATCCTGGCCCTCTCTCTCTTCTCGTGCGGTGTGCTTCTAACGCCACACTAGCTCAGGTGTGACATAACGCGCTCCCGCCACGTCCGGAAGAAGCGCGCCTTGTCCGCCACCTGGGGCCGCAGACAAATCTGGTTCGCGCCGGCGGCGGCCGCCCGCTTCACCTGCTCCGCGCACTCCTCCGGCGTCCCCACAATGGCGAACCGCTCCGCCAGGTAGTCCACCAGCCCCAGCTCCTCCACCACCCGCGCGTTGTCCCGCTCGTCGCCGAGCATGCCGTGCTCGTCCACGCGGTAGCGCTGCACCAACCGGGCCACGCGCTCCCGCAGCTCAGGCGGCACGTGCGGGTCATCCTGGCCGAAGCGGAACACGCTCTTGCCCGGCGTCGCGATGGCGGCGCGGATCTCCCGCAGAGCGTCCTGCCGCCGGTCCGCCACGCAGCAGCGGGCCAGCCACCAGACGTCAACGCTGGAGGGGTCCCGCCCCGCGTCCAGAGCGCCCTGGCGTATCTGGGCCAGGGAGTCGCGCACCACGCCCGGCAGAAGTCCGCTTCCCACAATGACGCCGTCGGCGACCTGTCCCGCCAGGCGCAGGATTTTCGGCCCGGCGCCCGCGATATAGACGGGCACGGGCCGCGAGGGCCAGGTCAGCCGCACGGTCCGGCCCTGGTACTGGGTCTCTTTCTTCGCAAACAGCTCTTTGACCGCCAGCACGTACTCCCGGAGCGACTCCAGGCTGGCGGGCTTCAGGCCCAGCATGTCCGTGGCGCTGTGCCCCGTGCCAAGGCCCAGCATGGCGCGACCGCCGGACACCTCGTCAATCGTCGCGATGGCGCTCGCCTGGACGGCCGGGTGCCGCGTCAGCGGGTTGGCGACCCATGGCCCGATGATGGCCCGCCGGGTGCGCAGGGCGGCCAGGGCGCAGGTCACGTACAGCTCCCGGTACACCGACTGGCTGTCCGGCACCCCCACCATCTCGAATCCGGCCTCTTCGGACATCTCCGCCCACGTGACCCACTCACGGATGTCGCTCTGCAGGAACAGGGAGCCGAGTCGGACGCGCATGGCGCAGCCTCCTTTTGCGTTATCTACACGGCGCGTTTGGCGCTGCGGCGACTGCCCCGACCGCGCTTGGGCGGCGTGGCGCTCTCCGGCGCGTCCCCGGCGACGGCCTCCGTCGAGATCATCGGTCGCGGGTCCCTGCGG belongs to Dehalococcoidia bacterium and includes:
- a CDS encoding LLM class flavin-dependent oxidoreductase; its protein translation is MRVRLGSLFLQSDIREWVTWAEMSEEAGFEMVGVPDSQSVYRELYVTCALAALRTRRAIIGPWVANPLTRHPAVQASAIATIDEVSGGRAMLGLGTGHSATDMLGLKPASLESLREYVLAVKELFAKKETQYQGRTVRLTWPSRPVPVYIAGAGPKILRLAGQVADGVIVGSGLLPGVVRDSLAQIRQGALDAGRDPSSVDVWWLARCCVADRRQDALREIRAAIATPGKSVFRFGQDDPHVPPELRERVARLVQRYRVDEHGMLGDERDNARVVEELGLVDYLAERFAIVGTPEECAEQVKRAAAAGANQICLRPQVADKARFFRTWRERVMSHLS